From Triticum urartu cultivar G1812 chromosome 2, Tu2.1, whole genome shotgun sequence, a single genomic window includes:
- the LOC125533842 gene encoding subtilisin-like protease 1, whose translation METTRLSLLSLLPFLLLAIAAAATGGELSTFIVHVQTEENRVFGTADDRKAWYHSFLPDHDRLVHAYHHVASGFAARLTRQELEALSAMPGFLSATRARTYTTLTTHTPEFLGLNVEQGRRNYTSEFGAGVIVGVIDTGIFPDHPSFSDEGMPPPAAKWKGRCDFSGTSCNNKLIGARNFVAAFNGPNGTSAGVPPVDEFGHGTHTASTAAGAVVPGANVLGNAWGTAAGMAVRAHIAMYKVCYGKVVIGCEDADILAGIDAAVGDGCDVISISLGGPSVPFHLDPMAIGAFGAIEKGIFLGNGAYFLGESLYQRDAGFYPLVYAGATGKPFTELCGNGSLDGFDVKGKIVLCELTRNITVLNQGEVVESAGGVGMILASPFFRGYDKLAQANILPASSVDYLAGAAIKSYLNSTANPVARMGFKGTLLGTSPAPSIVFFSSRGPSRQGTGVLKPDITGPGVNVLGAWPFQVGPPSAPVLPGPTFNIISGTSMSTPHLAGIAALIKSKHPDWSPTAIKSAMMTTADITDRSGRPILNEQRVTANLFATGAGHVNPMKAADPGLVYDITPEDYIGYLCSMYTSQQVSVIARRRIDCLTTVVISDRLLNYPSISVTFVASWNSSAPVVVRRKVKNVGVVPSVYYAAIDMPSSAVSMDIFPRELEFVEEGQELTFSVYLWPSQSATRVVQGALRWVSEKHTVRSPISVTFA comes from the exons ATGGAAACCACAAGGCTATCCTTGCTCtctcttcttcctttccttctcCTCGCGATCGCTGCCGCGGCAACCGGCGGCGAGCTCAGCACGTTCATCGTCCACGTGCAAACGGAGGAGAACCGCGTGTTTGGCACCGCGGACGACCGGAAGGCGTGGTACCACTCGTTCCTCCCCGACCATGACCGGCTCGTGCACGCGTACCACCACGTCGCCAGCGGGTTCGCGGCCCGGCTGACGCGGCAGGAGCTGGAGGCGTTGTCCGCCATGCCCGGGTTCCTCAGCGCGACCCGCGCCCGGACGTACACCACGCTCACGACGCACACGCCCGAGTTCCTGGGGCTGAACGTCGAGCAGGGGCGGCGGAACTACACGTCGGAGTTCGGCGCCGGGGTCATCGTCGGCGTGATCGACACCGGCATCTTCCCGGACCACCCGTCCTTCAGCGACGAGGGCATGCCGCCGCCGGCGGCCAAGTGGAAGGGGCGTTGCGACTTCAGCGGCACCTCGTGCAATAATAAGCTCATCGGCGCCCGCAACTTCGTCGCCGCCTTCAACGGCCCGAACGGCACCTCCGCGGGGGTGCCGCCGGTCGATGAGTTTGGGCACGGGACTCACACCGCAAGCACCGCCGCTGGAGCGGTCGTGCCGGGCGCTAACGTGCTTGGCAACGCATGGGGCACCGCCGCCGGGATGGCGGTCCGCGCGCACATCGCCATGTACAAGGTGTGCTACGGAAAAGTTGTAATAGGGTGCGAGGATGCCGACATACTGGCCGGCATTGACGCCGCCGTGGGCGACGGCTGCGACGTCATCTCCATATCTCTCGGCGGGCCGTCGGTGCCCTTTCACCTAGACCCTATGGCCATCGGGGCGTTCGGCGCCATCGAGAAGGGCATTTTT TTGGGGAACGGCGCATATTTCCTCGGCGAGTCACTCTACCAGCGAGATGCCGGTTTCTACCCGTTGGTCTACGCGGGCGCGACCGGGAAGCCATTCACGGAGCTTTGCGGAAACGGCAGTCTGGACGGCTTCGACGTCAAGGGCAAGATAGTGCTGTGTGAGCTCACGCGAAACATCACGGTGCTCAACCAAGGTGAGGTGGTGGAGAGTGCCGGCGGCGTCGGCATGATCTTGGCGAGCCCGTTTTTCCGAGGGTACGACAAGTTAGCCCAGGCGAACATCCTCCCGGCGTCGAGCGTCGACTACCTCGCGGGCGCAGCCATCAAATCCTACCTCAACTCCACGGCGAACCCGGTGGCGCGTATGGGCTTCAAGGGTACATTACTCGGCACGTCACCTGCTCCGTCGATCGTCTTCTTCTCCTCTCGCGGGCCTAGCCGTCAGGGCACTGGCGTTCTGAAGCCCGACATCACGGGCCCCGGAGTGAACGTGCTCGGGGCATGGCCGTTTCAGGTCGGCCCACCATCGGCGCCGGTTCTCCCTGGGCCGACCTTCAACATCATCTCCGGCACGTCCATGTCGACACCGCACCTCGCCGGCATCGCCGCTCTGATCAAGAGCAAGCACCCGGACTGGTCGCCGACGGCGATCAAGTCGGCCATGATGACAACGGCCGACATCACCGACCGTTCCGGCCGTCCAATACTCAACGAGCAGCGCGTGACGGCCAACCTCTTCGCCACCGGCGCCGGACACGTCAATCCAATGAAGGCCGCTGACCCTGGCCTAGTCTACGACATTACTCCTGAGGATTACATCGGCTACCTCTGTAGCATGTACACGAGCCAACAAGTGTCGGTGATCGCGCGCCGGCGGATCGACTGCTTGACCACCGTAGTGATCAGCGACCGCCTGCTGAATTACCCGTCGATCTCTGTCACTTTTGTAGCATCCTGGAATTCGAGCGCGCCGGTGGTGGTAAGGCGCAAGGTGAAGAACGTCGGGGTGGTGCCTTCGGTGTACTACGCGGCGATCGACATGCCGAGCAGCGCCGTAAGCATGGACATATTTCCGAGGGAGCTTGAATTCGTCGAGGAGGGCCAGGAGCTGACTTTCTCGGTATACTTGTGGCCGAGCCAGAGTGCTACGAGGGTGGTGCAGGGTGCGCTGCGATGGGTGTCCGAGAAGCACACCGTACGGAGCCCAATCTCTGTCACCTTTGCTTGA